A single Sutterella megalosphaeroides DNA region contains:
- the carA gene encoding glutamine-hydrolyzing carbamoyl-phosphate synthase small subunit: MALLTHKRPEAALVLSDGRIFRGRSAGAPGLASGETVFNTSMTGYQEILTDPSYTGQLVTLTVAHVGNTGWNAEDMESRAIAAAGLIVNRMTEVPSNARSERPLVEVLRAEGIVAITDIDTRALTMHLRSTGAQPGAIVAAEKGDLTEADLEKAKAAASSWGRMEGQDLASVVTTKASYEWTEGTWQNATAERAAGFVTPAEQPYHVVAYDFGIKKNILRMLATAGVKVTVVPARTSFDEAMAMNPDGIFLSNGPGDPAPCTYAIEVAKQAIAAKVPLFGICLGHQIMGLAVGAKTLKMKFGHHGGNHPVEDVRTHRVYITSQNHGFAVDAETLPENAVVTHRSLFDGSLQGFELTDAPAFCFQGHPEASPGPHDISPLFAHFVELMAAKKAASAN, translated from the coding sequence GTGGCACTTCTTACGCACAAACGGCCCGAAGCGGCACTGGTACTCTCGGACGGACGGATCTTTCGGGGGCGCTCTGCGGGCGCTCCGGGATTGGCCTCGGGTGAGACCGTTTTCAATACGTCGATGACGGGTTACCAGGAAATCCTGACGGATCCGTCCTATACGGGCCAACTTGTGACGCTTACGGTGGCGCACGTGGGGAACACCGGCTGGAACGCCGAGGATATGGAAAGCCGCGCGATCGCAGCTGCGGGTTTGATCGTGAACCGCATGACGGAAGTTCCGTCGAATGCACGCAGCGAACGCCCCTTGGTTGAAGTCCTGCGCGCCGAAGGGATCGTCGCGATCACGGACATCGATACGCGAGCCCTCACCATGCACCTTCGCTCGACGGGGGCGCAGCCCGGTGCGATCGTCGCCGCGGAAAAGGGCGACCTGACCGAAGCCGACCTCGAAAAGGCGAAGGCGGCCGCTTCGTCCTGGGGCCGGATGGAGGGCCAGGACCTCGCGAGCGTCGTGACGACGAAGGCTTCCTACGAATGGACGGAAGGCACGTGGCAAAACGCAACGGCCGAGCGCGCCGCGGGCTTTGTGACGCCCGCCGAGCAGCCCTATCACGTCGTCGCCTACGACTTCGGGATCAAGAAGAACATTCTTCGCATGCTTGCGACTGCGGGCGTGAAGGTGACGGTTGTGCCGGCGCGCACGAGCTTTGACGAAGCCATGGCGATGAACCCCGACGGGATCTTCCTCTCGAACGGCCCCGGGGACCCCGCCCCCTGCACGTACGCGATTGAAGTCGCGAAGCAGGCGATAGCCGCCAAGGTGCCGCTTTTCGGCATCTGCCTCGGTCACCAGATCATGGGCCTTGCGGTCGGGGCGAAAACCCTCAAGATGAAGTTCGGCCATCACGGCGGGAACCACCCCGTTGAGGACGTGCGCACGCACCGCGTCTACATCACGAGCCAGAACCACGGGTTTGCGGTCGACGCGGAGACCTTGCCCGAAAACGCAGTCGTCACGCACCGGTCGCTTTTCGACGGGTCATTGCAAGGCTTTGAGCTCACCGACGCACCCGCCTTCTGCTTCCAGGGTCACCCCGAAGCGAGCCCGGGTCCCCACGACATCTCGCCGCTTTTCGCGCACTTCGTCGAACTGATGGCCGCCAAGAAGGCCGCCTCCGCGAACTGA